A stretch of the Desulforamulus ferrireducens genome encodes the following:
- a CDS encoding putative bifunctional diguanylate cyclase/phosphodiesterase codes for MNLLKMLYNNNQRSAKEYCPNEEKFRAVFEKAGIGIVLTDMQGVIKESNPAIQQMLGYSGEELARMTIRQITYPADMALDKKMFQGLMAGEYDSYQMEKRYLRKDGQIFWAKIIVSLIHDIDGKPQHIIGMVEDISLRKQAEEQLEYLASHDPLTNIPNRYSLEKYLAKVSEKSKQGANNVLLILGLDHFKLANDTLGHIVGDHFLVNLVSLLRSHLRPGDFLARLAGDEFAVVLEEVDLEQARQIAEHLREAVEKADFCMITTENCLNLTISIGVIRIDGSLDINRLLSHADLALHAAKAAGRNRVALANPDEENVTNLHKINGLLGLIRAGLREERFVLFFQPVVDRLKRITHHEVLLRLKDSEGKLVPPAVFIPLAEKFGIMPQIDRWVVRNAIKTLQNRPELKLFVNLSGASLGDAELLQEIKDTICESGVEPSRLGFEITETVAVKDFVWVEKWIKRLRDLGCFFALDDFGIGFTSFNYLRTLPVDFIKIDGSYIRNLDQDASQLALVQAIQTVAKALGKQTIAEFVENEKILEIIRELGINYAQGYYLGQPLPEPVIEV; via the coding sequence ATGCTTGGCTACAGTGGTGAGGAGCTTGCCCGAATGACCATTAGGCAAATTACTTATCCCGCGGATATGGCTTTAGATAAAAAAATGTTTCAAGGATTAATGGCTGGGGAATATGATTCCTATCAGATGGAGAAAAGATATTTGCGCAAGGATGGCCAGATTTTTTGGGCCAAAATAATTGTCTCCCTCATTCACGATATTGACGGAAAACCGCAGCATATTATCGGCATGGTCGAAGATATTTCACTGCGCAAGCAAGCTGAAGAGCAACTGGAATACCTGGCCTCCCACGATCCCCTTACCAATATCCCAAATCGTTATTCATTGGAGAAATATCTAGCAAAGGTTTCAGAAAAGTCCAAGCAGGGAGCTAACAATGTTTTGCTTATCCTGGGTTTGGATCATTTTAAACTGGCTAATGATACCTTGGGACATATTGTAGGCGATCACTTTTTGGTAAATCTTGTTTCCTTATTGCGTTCTCACCTGCGTCCGGGGGATTTTCTGGCTCGCCTGGCCGGAGACGAATTTGCTGTTGTGCTGGAGGAAGTTGATCTTGAGCAGGCCAGACAGATAGCAGAACATTTGCGAGAAGCTGTGGAAAAAGCTGATTTTTGTATGATCACAACGGAAAACTGTCTTAACCTAACCATTAGCATAGGGGTTATAAGAATAGATGGTTCCCTAGACATTAATAGGCTGCTCTCCCATGCGGACTTAGCCTTACATGCTGCCAAAGCCGCGGGCAGGAATAGAGTAGCCCTGGCGAATCCTGATGAAGAAAATGTAACCAACCTCCATAAGATCAATGGTTTGTTGGGACTCATTCGAGCCGGGCTACGGGAAGAGCGTTTTGTCTTGTTCTTTCAACCGGTGGTTGATAGACTAAAACGCATTACGCACCACGAAGTGCTGCTGCGCCTCAAGGACTCCGAGGGTAAACTGGTTCCTCCGGCAGTGTTTATCCCTCTGGCGGAGAAATTTGGTATTATGCCCCAGATTGACCGCTGGGTGGTGCGCAACGCCATTAAAACTCTGCAAAATAGGCCCGAGCTCAAACTCTTTGTCAATTTATCCGGGGCTAGTTTAGGAGATGCGGAATTACTACAGGAAATTAAAGATACCATTTGTGAAAGTGGTGTGGAGCCATCCCGGCTAGGTTTTGAGATTACCGAGACAGTGGCTGTCAAAGATTTCGTTTGGGTGGAAAAGTGGATTAAGAGGCTAAGGGATTTGGGCTGTTTCTTTGCCTTGGACGATTTCGGCATTGGCTTCACTTCTTTTAATTACCTTCGCACACTGCCTGTGGACTTCATTAAAATTGATGGCTCCTATATCCGCAATCTGGATCAGGATGCCAGCCAACTGGCTCTGGTGCAAGCCATTCAAACAGTGGCTAAGGCATTGGGTAAACAGACCATTGCCGAGTTTGTAGAGAATGAAAAAATATTGGAGATTATCAGGGAACTGGGCATTAACTATGCTCAGGGGTACTATCTGGGACAACCCCTACCGGAACCGGTTATAGAGGTCTAA